One Melitaea cinxia chromosome 20, ilMelCinx1.1, whole genome shotgun sequence DNA segment encodes these proteins:
- the LOC123663735 gene encoding ran-specific GTPase-activating protein-like has protein sequence MSSPTEESVRRNSESEAGGAETPEHDPHYEPIVSLPLVDIQTNEEEEEELVKIRARLYRYDTGDHEWKERGTGDVKLLRHKVNNSVRVVMRRDKTLKVCANHFITPDIRMNVHCGSDKAFNWSVFADYADETCKQELLAIKFGNPQNAELWKTKFAEAQEIVRTKCSLYTQDQSSDDESSITRSEDTDTPEPKSSDKTEDEAKKDQGENKDSDGVVLKLKELKVESE, from the exons ATGTCTTCGCcg aCCGAAGAAAGTGTTAGACGAAACAGTGAGAGCGAAGCTGGAGGAGCGGAAACGCCGGAGCACGACCCTCATTATGAGCCCATTGTTTCTTTGCCGTTGGTGGATATACAAACTAacgaggaagaagaggaagaactCGTCAAGATACGCGCCAGGCTTTACAGATACGACACCGGAGATCATGAGTGGAAA gagAGGGGTACCGGAGATGTTAAATTGTTACgtcataaagtaaataattcagTGCGAGTTGTAATGAGACGTgacaaaactttaaaagtttGTGCTAATCATTTTATCACTCCTGACATTCGTATGAATGTTCACTGTGGTTCCGATAAAGCTTTCAACTGGTCTGTATTTGCTGATTATGCAGATGAAACATGCAAACAGGAGCTACTTGCTATAAAGTTTGGTAATCCACAAA ATGCCGAACTGTGGAAAACGAAATTTGCGGAAGCTCAAGAAATAGTCAGAACTAAATGCAGTCTTTATACACAAGATCAGTCCTCAGATGATGAGAGCAGTATCACGAGAAGTGAGGATACAGACACACCGGAGCCTAAAAGTTCAGACAAAACAGAGGATGAGGCAAAGAAGGACCAAGGTGAAAATAAAGACTCAGACGGtgttgttttaaaactaaaagaaCTAAAAGTGGAGAGTGAATAA
- the LOC123663210 gene encoding endoplasmic reticulum resident protein 29 has protein sequence MKRLIAFVCVILAVPSTYLASTSISGSVELDEYTFDKVISKFAASVVKFDVAFPYGDKHDAFVALAKESKDIDDLLFAEVGVKDYGDRDNEALALKYGASKENFPNVKLFLKGKSEPIAFDDTKGFTTESLRRFIRDKSEIYLSLPGCIKDLDLLAIKFKDSDVENRKHILKEAENVLEKLKSKDSGTGKIYITLMKKVLEKGDDFIGSEVARVKKILDDKISDKKRHELNVRLNILQSFTFNNKTVKEEL, from the exons atgaagCGATTAATAGCATTTGTTTGTGTTATACTTGCGGTTCCTTCGACATATTTAGCATCAACGAGTATTAGCGGTTCAGTTGAATTGGACGAGTATACTTTTGACAAAGTTATAAGCAAATTTGCGGCTAGTGTAGTAAAATTTGATGTTGCCTTTCCATACGGTGACAAGCATGATGCTTTCGTGGCGCTAGCTAAAGAATCAAAGGACATCGACGATTTACTTTTCGCGGAAGTTGGAGTTAAAGATTATGGTGATCGAGACAATGAAGCTCTTGCTCTTAAATATGGTGCTTCAAAGGAAAACTTTCCAaatgtcaaattatttttaaagggaAAAAGCGAACCGATTGCCTTCGATGATACAAAAGGGTTTACAACTGAGAGTTTGCGCCGTTTTATTCGCGACAAGAGCGAGATATACTTAAGTCTTCCAGGTTGCATTAAAGATCTCGACTTACTAGCTATCAAGTTTAAAGACTCGGATGTAGAAAATCGTAAACATATTCTTAAAGAGGCTGAGAATGTTTTGGAAAAGTTGAAAAGTAAG gatTCCGGAACAGGTAAAATCTATATAACATTAATGAAGAAGGTTCTAGAAAAAGGTGATGATTTTATCGGGTCTGAAGTAGCAAgagtaaagaaaatattagaTGATAAAATTTCAGATAAGAAAAGACACGAATTGAACGTAAGATTAAATATTCTTCAGTCTTTTACATTTAACAACAAAACTGTAAAAGAAGAATTGTAA